CGCGGCTGGATTGGGCATCCCGCTGCTATGGGCATGGCGGACACAACGGTGGCGCGAGACAGGCTTCACACTCATCAATATGGGTGCGGTCATCCGCTGGTCGCTGATCGCCGGTGTCTTCACCGCCGGACTTGGAATCGCGCTGATCGGCCGAATCGCCATTCCGTCCGATCTGCCACTGCAGATGATCGTCGGTGCCGTCATCTGGTTTGGGGTCGCCAGCCCGTTTCAGGAGTTCTTCTTCCGCGCGTGGCTGCAAACGCGGCTGATACAGACAATCGGCGCGTGGCCGGCGTTACTGCTTGCGACCGGATTGTTCACAGTCTGGCACTACGTTGCACCATTGAATACAGTCGCCGTCCCTCTTGATACGGTACAGGGACTGCTCGGTACGTTCTTGGCGGGGTTTGTGTACGGGATCGCGTTTCAACGGACGACCAGTGTGGTCACACCGTGGGTCGCTCACGCCATTGCGGGGATGGCGTTCGTATTCATTGGCGCGATCGACTTTGTCGCCGAATTTGCCCGCTTTTGGCCGTTCTAGCGCCCTCTCCCACTCAATCTCCCGCCGCGGGGACGGCGCGGGCGCGGCGGATCGCCGGCAGTTGCAGCAGGATCACGCTGAACAGGATCAGCGCGCCGCCGGCAACCTGAAGCAGCGTCAGGCGTTCGGTGTCCGGCAGCAGCAGCACCGCCAGCACCACCGTCATCACTGGCTCGAATGTGCTGAGGATCGACGCGCGCGCCGCCCCCAACCGCGCCGTCCCGCCCAACATCGCAAACAGCGGCATCACCGTCGAGAAGATCGCAATCGCGATCAGGCCGGCCCACGCGCCGGGGACGCTCGGCAGGTTCAGCCCGCTGAACGGCACGAGCACCAGCATCGGTAGCAGCGCCCCGGTGATCACCCACGCGCTGGCATGGGCCACCGCCGTTTTTCCACGCAGTGCCCGCCCGCTGATCACCAGATAGATCGCGTACAGCACGCCGTTGAAGAAGGCCAGCCCGAGGCCGAAGGTGTCGAACGCCGCGCTGCCGATGTCGTCCAGCGGCACGGTGAGCACCACGCCGATCAGCGTAAGCCCGAGCGCGATCCACGCCCGCGTCGAAAGCCGCTCGCCAGTGAGAATCGAAATCAGCGCGACCACGGCCGGATAGGTGTACAGCAGCACGGTGTACAGGCTGGCGGGGATGCGGTCGAGCGCGAAGAAGGCGCACGCCGCCACGCCGGAGAAGATCAGGCCGAGCAGCAGCATGGTTCCGCGCGGGGTCGGCTCGGCGGGCGATGGCGTGCGCAGGGCGCGCAGGGCAAACCACACCAGCGGCGTCGCGAATAGGAAGCGCCACGTCAGCACGTCCATCGGCTGCATCGCCGGATCGACGTACACGAACTTGGTCAAGATCGGCATGATGGCGTAACCGACAGCGGCCACGCCGATCAGCAGTAGACCCTCGGTTTGGCGGTTGAGCACGGCGAATTTCCGGCGCGTACGCGCAATGTAATTGGATGGACGCGCTCTACGGTATCACGAGATGGCGCGGCGGGGGTAGGTCCGCGTCGATTCGACCGAATACATCGGCAAAACCCCGCCAAATCGCCCATTCCGCCAGCCGTACCGCACGCTATGATGGCCTGTATTCCGTCCGTTCGCACAGGTCAGGCAGGAGACAATGAGCGACACAGCACGCACAAAACAACGCGCCGTTCAGAAGAAGGACGCGGCAGACCGGCGCACGTTATTGATCGGCATCGCGGTTTTCGCCGCGGCCATCGTCACCGCAGTCGTATTCCTCAGCTCGGGCGGCGCCCCGCGCGAAACAGTCGAGTTTCCCGACATCCACGGCATCAGCTTCACGGGTGACGGTACGCAGATTCGCGTCGCAACCCACTACGGCCTCGTGGCCTATGCGGACGGACGCTGGTCGAAACCCGACCTGCCCGTCAACGACTACATGGGCTACTCCGGCACGCAGGATGGATTCTTCACCAGCGGACACCCGTCGCCGGGGTCGAACCTGCCCAATCCGGTCGGCCTGCTGCGCAGCGACGACCACGGCGCCACGATCCAGACCGTCGCGTTCAGCGGCGAGACCGACTTTCATGTCATGGGCGCCGCGTACTACGGCGAGACCGTGTACGTGCTGAACGCCACGCCCAATTCGACCCTGTCGACCGGGCTGTACTACAGCCTCGACGGCGGAACGTCATGGGAGCAGAGCGCCGCGCGTGGACTGACCGCCGCTCCGCTTCAATTGGCTGTACACCCGCGCGAACCCGGCATCGTCGCCGCGGCAACGCTCGGCGGGCTGTACCTCTCCGACGATTTCGGGCAGTCGTTCACGCGCATTGGCGGCGAGGACCTCGTCACGTTTGCCGTGTTCGACCCAGACGGAGAACGCATGCTGTTCGGGTTGGACTCTGTCTTCGTGTTCACGCGTACGAGCGGTGAGGTTGCCCCACTGCCCACCGCCCCGGCCGTCGATGCCGAGCAGGCGATCCTGTTTGCGGCGGTGAGCCCCACCGCAGCTGAAA
The sequence above is a segment of the Candidatus Flexicrinis affinis genome. Coding sequences within it:
- a CDS encoding DMT family transporter, which codes for MLNRQTEGLLLIGVAAVGYAIMPILTKFVYVDPAMQPMDVLTWRFLFATPLVWFALRALRTPSPAEPTPRGTMLLLGLIFSGVAACAFFALDRIPASLYTVLLYTYPAVVALISILTGERLSTRAWIALGLTLIGVVLTVPLDDIGSAAFDTFGLGLAFFNGVLYAIYLVISGRALRGKTAVAHASAWVITGALLPMLVLVPFSGLNLPSVPGAWAGLIAIAIFSTVMPLFAMLGGTARLGAARASILSTFEPVMTVVLAVLLLPDTERLTLLQVAGGALILFSVILLQLPAIRRARAVPAAGD
- a CDS encoding glycosyl hydrolase, which encodes MSDTARTKQRAVQKKDAADRRTLLIGIAVFAAAIVTAVVFLSSGGAPRETVEFPDIHGISFTGDGTQIRVATHYGLVAYADGRWSKPDLPVNDYMGYSGTQDGFFTSGHPSPGSNLPNPVGLLRSDDHGATIQTVAFSGETDFHVMGAAYYGETVYVLNATPNSTLSTGLYYSLDGGTSWEQSAARGLTAAPLQLAVHPREPGIVAAATLGGLYLSDDFGQSFTRIGGEDLVTFAVFDPDGERMLFGLDSVFVFTRTSGEVAPLPTAPAVDAEQAILFAAVSPTAAEIAVTTSDLDVLLSRDGGRSWRKIGQDGKSL
- a CDS encoding CPBP family intramembrane metalloprotease — its product is MTGQRSTALLLAVFFVCSALGRASMAVGIPLMVAAGLGIPLLWAWRTQRWRETGFTLINMGAVIRWSLIAGVFTAGLGIALIGRIAIPSDLPLQMIVGAVIWFGVASPFQEFFFRAWLQTRLIQTIGAWPALLLATGLFTVWHYVAPLNTVAVPLDTVQGLLGTFLAGFVYGIAFQRTTSVVTPWVAHAIAGMAFVFIGAIDFVAEFARFWPF